GCCAATCCTGATGAATTATTATTACATTATATCAACTATAATTGCTCCCGTGTTATAGATATAcagaaatcaaatttatttttaaagAATCATATTTTTATTGGTGATATATTTTTTAAAGTTTTTAAAAATTTCACAAATATACATTATTAATTACACCAAAATAGAGAAAAATCTTATTAGTCGTATCATACGCATTATTTAACAAACAAATATATGATTTATgatattttttaaaactattcGTTCGAGCATATTTTCTTTTCACGATAaaataattacaataattaaaaaaaataacttGTACCATGCGAAACGGGCAAAAAATCCTAATTGGAACATCCGTGAAAGCACCTAAACTACAATTTTTGGTGTTTGACAGTTTGTTAAACTTTATTATATCTTCTTCAAGTGACCTGGATCTGGATATTGATGTTAGTAGTCCAATTTAACTTTTGCATAGCTTTCAAACTGTAGAGATTCATATAATTTGTTCATATAATTTGTCCAGTTTAATTTTTTCATAGATGTTAACATTCATAAAAAACAGTTTTAAGTAAACATTTAGAAATTACAGATAATCAGTAATTAATCATTGATTTATAATATAACTGTccaaatatattatatatgtacattGTACATGTACCAATAATACAATTATTCACTGCTTAACAGTATTCATCAgaaattttacaaaaaaaagGCCCCAAAAAAAGGCACTTGATCAGACTCGCATCAACTTGTTCATTTCTTACAAACGCCATGTGATTTTCTTACAGCAAGTCAGCACACATACTCATTTCACACTACACTTTAAATAACCACTCCAAGTCAAAATCAAAGATCTCAATGCTCATTCTGTTCCTACAAACATTGCTGACAGAGACTTATAACATACACACATGAATAAATAAGCACTTTTGAGCTTGCAAGTGTGTGTGCAAGAATGTGGGTTTTTGGTGTTTTACCAGATTCTTGGTTTCTTTTGTACTTAAATTTGTTTATTGGGTTAATAATTATTGCTTTTGGAGGAGACCCATATGTATATTATGACTGGGATGTCTCTTATGCTACAGTTTCACCTCTTGGTGTTAAACAAAAGGTATGTCTTTTTTGTTTTAACTTGGATCTTTAATTCTTTTTCAATGTTTTTTAAAGTTCATAGATTGATCTTAGTAATTGAGTGATTGTGTAGTGTTTAATTTGTATGTAAGGTTGTGTATTGTACTAAATGAGTAATGCTAGTTGGATATTTCTTGAAATGGTTTTTTTTTGTTGGAATCAACTTAAGCTTCTGTAAGGACCTTGAAAAGATTTAAATGAGTATCTCCATTCTTGGGTTGGTATAAGTTCGATATTTGATTGATAGTGCAGCTTGGTATTTTATGTTTAATGCTTAATATATGTGACTGTTTTTTGGCTGATGGATGTTTGTGAAACTGAGGACTTAATTTCTAGTTAGTAGAATTAGCCCCTAAATCCTAATGCACCTTGAGATTGTAATCTTAGTACTTGCTTGCTCTTGTTCAATGAAATGAAAATTGGTTCTAGAATTGAGATGAATGTCATTCAACACATATGCTTAGTTAAAATTTATATAAAGGGATTAAAGGCGAAAGTTAATGCGCACGCAAGGTTAATGGTTTAAGGTGGTGCACCAGTGCCGATATTATTAAGGCATGATTAGTCGAGAGGCGTGGTGAAGCTTTGTTGTCTCGACTGAATGAGGCGAGACGACTCTAAAGAGGCGATTGCCTTTGTTACTTACGCATAATTAGGCGACAGTGAGGTATTTGATTAACTATTACTTTGTGAAAGTTACTATTTTCTGTCTTTCACTTAATCACTTGAAAATAACATAAAAAAATGAAGGGTATCGAAATATGTAACCTTAAGCTTATGAAGCTAAAGCCAAAGACTCCGCTCCTGTTTTCTCTTTTTTTGTACTTCTCATTTGAATCTTCTGTACTCTGTattatgtatgtatgtgtgtgtattcTTGTAAAACTAAAATGAGTGTATTTGACAAAGCACCTTGCCTTTTGATTGATTTTATAAGAGGCCCTTATCATCTAGTCAGCATGCATTAGAGGATCAAGTTTATACCGCAGGGAAAACCATTAAATGGAGCTTCTACCAACACTCCACTCACACGATTGCTCATTTTGGAGATTGGAAAGTGGATCTTTAGGAACCTATCTATGAGGCATTATTCAACCTTATTATCCAATTTAATTTTTTGGATATACCGGGGGTATCGAGGGAGACCTGAATGGGCGGGCACCAAATATACCTAAACTATGATACCATGTTCCCAAAAACTTAGGTGTTGGAAACCCCTTAATGGATCTTATGCTTGGATTGAGAAGGTGCATTTTGAAAATTACCAAATTCTGCCTCACCAGACTCTTGTTGTTCTTATGATTTTCCCTGCTGAACTCTCAACATTGTTTTGGTTTCTGTCTTGCTGAACTCTTACATTTTATGAATTTGAAAAATGTTTTGTGATACTAATTCTGTTTGCCTATTAAATTTTGTGATCCTCCTCCTCTTCTATTTGTGGAGAGTGTTGATAAACTGTGAAAATGTTATATGATTTATAAGTACTTTTTGGATAAAAGTGTTAACATACATAATCTTCagtaaatttttaaaattttaaaactattgtCAACTTTCGAGAAAGTGTATATCATTAGTATTTGGTGGGTAAAAACACAATTTTCATCAATTTGGAGCAAAAACGTTGTAAAAACCTCTTATATGATTAACCAAGTATTATTTTTTGCGTCCTAAAGATATCACAAGAAAGATTTCCTTTATTATGTGATCTATTGTCTCTTTCTTCGACGCTGTCTCTAAACAATCTCGTACATATACATTGACAACACAAAACTATGTATATTGAAAACTAAAACAAGATAAATAATTTTAACCAAATATTTATAACAGCATATAATAACATTCTCAACAGGATTGGGAGAGGAGGAGAAGACATATGTTACATTAAATAATTTATCTTGTACCAAACTATGAGAGACAAATACTGAGAACAACAAAAGTTGTTTATGGGAGTAAATTTATCTTATATGTATGATTATTAAGAATCTTATTTTTGTGACAGATCACAACAAACAATGAAACCACATGGAAACAAGTAAATGCTTCTCTAATCTCTGCTGTTTTCTTTTCGGTTAATCACATATGGATGAATATATGATTCATCTTAAGAATTACTTAAGTCAGACTTTTCTTTTTCCAATAAAAAGGCCTGGATGTTTTATATTGAATTGATTTTCCCCGTAACGCTGGGCTATTAATATATCATTTGTCATAATGGTCAAAGAAATTTGTTTGACTGATGGATAGTAATTCTGTCTCAGGTGATTGCAATTGATGGAAATTTTCCGGGTCCCATTCTTGAAGTTACAACAAACTGGAATGTTGTTGTCAATGTCAAAAACAATCTCGATGAGCCTCTGCTTCTCACATGGTATTTACAAGCACTCTGTACCGGAGATAAGCTACAGATATAATGCTACTTGAAATGATTTTAATATATATGCAGGAATGGTATTCAGCACAGAAGAAACTCATGGCAAGATGGTGTAGCAGGAACAAATTGTCCTATTCCTTCTGGTTGGAATTGGACATCTGTTTTTCAGGTTAAAGATCAGATAGGCAGTTTCTTTTACTTTCCTTCCCTAAATTTCCAGAGGGCTGTTGGTGGATATGGAGGTATTATCATAAACAACAGAGATGTAATTCCAGTTCCCTTTGCACCACCAGATGGAGATATCACACTCTTTATCAGTGATTGGTATATAAAGAGTCACAAGGTTGGTTCAACTTTTCTATTTCCCAGTATTTGTGGCTATTAGGTGGATTAAGTTCTAATCGTATAAGTCATCGGTCTTAACATAATTAATGTCTAACAGGATCTTAGGAAAGATGTTGAGAATGGGATTAGCCTTGGTGCTCCTGACGGAATCTTATTTAATGGACGAGGTCCTTACCGTTATGATACTACACTAGTTCCTGATAGTATTGACTTTCTGACATTAAATGTGGAGCCAGGTAAATTTATTCAATGATTGTGCAATGCATCATTTTATGATATATTGACTTCAAAATGTATGTGTGTTCCAGCAAGTGTGCGCACCCTTGCATGCTCGATGTGAATGAATAGAGTGCATTTTCAGACTGGCATATGATTGGACATAGTGTAATCATTTATGTTACTTAAATTGATAATAAAAGTTGAGTGGtgataatttctgaataaaaatgGAGAGATCTCCTCTCACAATAATATGAGAGACCAAATAACTAATTTGCAAATTATTTTTGTGACAAAGCTTTCAGAAAATTGTAGACTCTACTCGAGGTAAGGTTTACAGATATGATTGATTTGGATACACATCACACAGACGGCCACCTTCTTTTATGGTTGCAATTACCTCCATATAAGTGTTACTGTGACCACAAAAGATAAAAGTTTACAAACATAAATTTACTGTCATATTTTGTAACTTTTTTCTATAGCTTACTTTATGGTATATTTTGTTGCTGCTATGTATCTCAGTCCTCAGATCATGAGTAATAATCATGGATTCTTTCTGACAGGAAAGACATACCGCCTTCGAGTGCACAATGTTGGTATCTCTACTAGTGTAAATTTTAGAATTCAAAATCATAACCTGCTTCTTGTAGAGACCGAAGGATCTTACACAGTGCAGCAGAACTACACAAACATGGATATTCATGTTGCCCAATCATTTTCCTTTCTTGTTACAATGGATCAAAGTGCTACCAGTGATTATTACATTGTGGCCAGTTCTCGATTTGTGAATTCCTCAGCTTGGGCTAGAGCTAAAGGAGTTGCCATCTTGCACTACACTAATTCTCAGGGGCCTGCTACAGGTCCTCTTCCAGACCCCCCTAATGAATATGACACCTTTTTCTCAATGAATCAAGCAAGATCCATAAGGTTGTAGTTAGCCCATGTATCTTTCTACATTAGCATTAAAAATCTTGTAGTTTCCTCCCTTTAGATTGATGCAGCATTGCATATTGTTTCTCGGAAGAAACTTTAGACTCTCTTGACTATCTTCTTGATGTTACGTTTCACAAGATTGATTTAATAATTAAAGTTGGAAAAATCTCCCGTTAGAGTAGTAATGTGGAGAGGCAAATGATTCCACCAGATAGAAGCCATTTTTTATTTTGCCATGGTTTTTCTTCCACTTTTAGTTTGATATGATTATGATCATTGATGAGTCTACTGGTGTACCATTCAGAAGCCTTCGTGAttatgttttttttttttttaacaaatGAATGCTTGTTATAGAAGCCATTTTTTATTTTGCCATGGTTTTTCTTCCACTTTTAGTTTGATATGATTATGATCATTGATGAGTCTACTGGTGTACCATTCAGAAGCCTTCGTGATTatgtttttttttttttaacaaatGAATGCTTGTTATTTTCTATAGATGGAATGTTTCTGCTGGCGCTGCTCGTCCAAATCCTCAAGGATCTTTTAGATATGGTCAGATTACTGTGACAGATTTCTATGTGATTCTTAATAGACCTGCTGAGCTTATAGATGGAAGATGGCGTACTACTCTCAATGGTATTTCACATTTAGCACCTCAAACTCCACTGAAGCTTGCTCAGCAATTTAAGATTCCCGGGGTTTTCAAGCTTGATTTTCCCAATAGACTGATGAACAGACCTGCAAAAATTGACACTTCTTTGATCAATGGTACATACAGAGGATTTATGGAAATCATATTACAGAACAATGATACTACTGTTCAGAGCTACCACTTGGATGGTTATGCATTCTTTGTTGTTGGGTAAGCCTTAGATTTTGAATTTTTGATAGCCCTTTATTCCTTTTTTTTGTTAATATATCAGATATCCATCATTTTATACAACACAGGATGGACTATGGGGTGTGGACAGATAATAGCAGAGGCATTTACAACAAATGGGATGGAGTTGCTCGCTCTACTACTCAGGTAACATTAGCTCTTTATAGGGTTATCCTGAAGATTCGTGAGGAAGAAAACTTTTGGAATCAATAAAAATGCATTATTGTGGTGTCATCTAGATTTAAACAAGCAGAAAAGAATCAGGCTGCTCTAATTTTCTCACCGGGCATTTACTTTAAAGCAATTGTTTTCCAACTCTGAAGTTAAGTCACTAGTCCCATTTACTTCTTCTCTTTATTCTTCCCTATTTTTGTCTGAAATTTGTTCCATGATTACTGGAAACGTGGTACGGAATAAGGTGGTACATGAATGCTACCTAGTACCTATCACTTTATCAGCGAAATACACAGGGATTCCATTCCATGTACCATTATACCTATATTAAGTGGCTGGTTCAGTTTTAGCTAGATCCTTCTGGATTGTAGAACCTTCCTTGTTGCATTGGTAAATAGAGTCTAGTGAGGACATCGAGTATTAGACTTATGTACATAGATGATTGACCCCAAAAGAAACATTTTGTTAGACTATTCATCCAAAACGAAGAAACATAAGTTCTTAAAAAGCTCTCTGCAAATGTATCAAATAAACTTCATTGATGTAACACTGGTGCTacataatattattataatgGTAGACACGACATGCTTTTTAGATGATGATGGTTTTTAATAAAAATGTATATCGTAATCCATTCAAGGAAAGACCCTTTCTTTGAAAAGAATTTGCCCTTTCCGTGACATTGCTGCTAACATCTATCAGAATATGGCTTCATCTATATTGAAGGTAATTTTGCAAAATTATAAGAAAGCGCCAACCTTAATTGTTGTGTTTGCAGGTATTTCCTGGAGCCTGGACTGCAATTTTAGTATCACTTGACAATGTTGGCATTTGGAATCTACGGGCAGAGAACCTCGACTCTTGGTATCTTGGGCAAGAAGTTTACATTAGTGTGGTTAATCCAGAAATTACTGAGAAAACTGAGCTTCCTTTGCCAGATAATTCAATCTATTGTGGTTTACTTTCCTCCCTGCAAAAGTAAAGCCTTTGTAATTTTCTGTAGTAGATTAAATTATGTacgatatatatatttttggctCCCTGATCAAAacacatcatcatcatcattctTGTTAATTTTCTTATTTGAACTTTATTTCTCTCATATAGGGATCAAGCTCAAAGAGTTAAATTTTCGGATGCACCACCCACCTCCAAGGCGACCAGGATTATTTGGCTTGCATCTGTAACTATTTATGCTGTTTTTAAGTTGTAACCTTTTTGCAAGACTTGCCTTGCGCAGTAGATTAGGCGTAGCTTAAGCAGGGGAGTTCGGAAAGAGGCTCTGTTTATTTACACAAAACAAAGATCAATAGAAGCATTGTATTCAAGTACGGATTTGTATTAGTAATATTTTATGAGCTAATATAGTGAATTGTACACACATTGATTCCCAGGCATTTTAATTCTGAATTCCTGAGTGTTTAACAACTTTTGTAACGTGAGGTGAGGTGTTATTACTGTTAACAAGATGTTCATCATATAAAACTGTATAGTTGTGATGAattgtaattttatatatatGAAAGCTTAGCTCTGAAATGTTACAACGGGTACATTATTTATAGTGTTTTACATTCTCTAACTGAATCTGTTACAATCCTTATGACTTGTTTGGATAAAAGGGATTAACAACTTATTACTTAATGACCACTTATTGTACTCATTAGCCCCCCTTTGAATTGATTCTTCTGTGAAAAGCATTTTCACAGGCAGTACTAGCACAAGAGTTGCATTTCTTTACTAATCCACATGATGCTATGTTGCTACTGTCACCAGCTGGAGAAGGCATACTGGAAGAAATAATGCCTAACCTGGAACAACAAGACCAATGTGGCACCTTACCCAAACCTTTAGTTAGAATATCTGCAGTATTGATCTTGGTAGAAATTTGGAAAACTTTAATTAATCCTGATTGAATCTTCTCCCTAATAAAATGACAGTCAATCTCTATGTGCTTGGTACTAGCATGATAAACTGGGTTTGCAGTAAGATCAACAGCAGACTTACTGTCACAGAACAAAGAAACTGGTCCCGTATGTTTTACTCCCAGTTCAATTAACAGATTCTTTAACCATATAACTTCACAAGATGCATCTGCTAAGGCTCTATATTCTGGCTCTGCAGAACTTCTTGAAGTGACTGATTGTTTCTTTGACCGCCAAGAAACAGAAGCATTGCCAAGCAGAAAAGTATAAGCACCTACTGATCTTCTATCAACAGGATTTCCTCCCCAATCACTATCACTAAAACCTTGGAGAATAAGAGGATTATTAGATGGAAAAAACAAACCATGAGACACCATACATTTCAGATATCTCAACACCCTCTTAGCAGCCTCCATATGAGATATTCTTGGAGCATGCAAAAATTGGCTTAAAAGTTGCACTGAATATGAAATATCAGGTCGAGAAGAAGTGAGGTACAAAAGCTTACCAACCCAATTTCTGTATACTGATGCATCTGATATAAGTGGTCCTGAATGTTCATCATCAGTCAAtatctgatgtggatttacaGGAACAGTCAAAGGCTTAGCATCAGTTAAACCAGCTGAACTTAAAAGATCTGTGATGAACTTTTGCTGACTCAAGAAAATTCCTTTGGAAGTTCTCTAGACTTCAAGGCCCAAATAATACTTGAtgcttccaagatctttaatacTGAATTCCTTATCTAGATAAGATTTAAGGCCTTTAATGGCAGTCATATCATTTCTCGTAACTAAAATGTCATCTACGTACACTACTACCGCCAGAAAAATAGAACCTGTCTTGAGAGTGAAGAGAGAATAATCCAATAAAGACTGTGTATAGCCAACTGAGATAAGAGAATTGGTGAGCTTGGTAAACCATTCCCTAGAAGCTTGCTTAAGGCCGTAGATAGATTTTATTAATCTGCAAACTAGAGGAATATTAGAAGATCTTTTGTAACCCAGTGGAAGCTCCATGTAAACTTCCTCACTTAAATCACCATGTAAAAAAGCGTTTTGACATCTAACTGTTCTACAGGCCAATCATTGGTTGTTGCAATAGCTAACAGACATCTGACAGTCACCATTTTAACAACTGGAGCAAAGGTATCATGATAATCTATCCCTGCTGATTGAGTATATCCCTTGGCTACTAGTCGAGCCTTAAACCTATCAACACTCCCATCTGAAAGATATTTAATTTTAtagacccatttgcacccaacTACTTTCTTTCCCGGTGGTAAAGGAACTAATGACCAAGTGTTGTTAGACTCTAAAGCTTGTAATTCACTATCCATAGCTTTCACCCACCTAGGATCGTGAACTGCCTGATAGTAATGATTTGGTTCTGTTTCAGCTTTCATATTAGAAAAAGCTACAAAAGCTTGATTATGAGGATCAAAAGACTGTTGGGATAAGAACATATCAGACTCTGTCCCCATTGAATGTGAAACAGAATGAAGAGAAGTTGTATTGCCAATTATATGATAATCTTTCCACCAAGAAGGTCTTGTAGCAGTTCTCATAGAATATCTAGTAGAGAGAGAAGGAAGGTAAGGAGTTGATGATAAGGAAGGgtattgttattcctagaggactaacaatgagatttacagaaggggggttgaatgtaaatctcaaaactttttcaggttttgagaagtttattaaagcagtgtgttctagatgaacaagtgtatgaattgctttgagctaatacagacagatatatattcaaacacaaaatgtaaagaacacaacaaactttaaaaacttttctggtggatttgttgttccaccagagatggtatattagaaaatctgtgttcaacaatgttgatcacagctgcatcctagtacaaactagatgaattttctctcaagatatttcttaacagctctggaaaatctctctctaattactagcttcttcttggtttatatattaccaagtgtacaagtgaaaaacaatataaaattacaatagtaaaataagttcttcacttgcttcttttcctgttcactcaagtactttgttgactattgcaactttgtactaaagaagaacggctgctttttctgttgatcctgaaattcggctaccacatctcagcttttctctgtcaacccatgtgcctctgtttgtaggtacaactaccacttatcaacggctaattagcagaacatccgttgaagctttcatccgttgatgacttcattcgttgaaggatgttatccgttgaagctttcatccgttgatgctctcatccgttgaagctttagagacatccgttgaagcttagcttctcatccgttgaaggt
The sequence above is drawn from the Apium graveolens cultivar Ventura chromosome 2, ASM990537v1, whole genome shotgun sequence genome and encodes:
- the LOC141707541 gene encoding monocopper oxidase-like protein SKU5 isoform X1; amino-acid sequence: MWVFGVLPDSWFLLYLNLFIGLIIIAFGGDPYVYYDWDVSYATVSPLGVKQKVIAIDGNFPGPILEVTTNWNVVVNVKNNLDEPLLLTWNGIQHRRNSWQDGVAGTNCPIPSGWNWTSVFQVKDQIGSFFYFPSLNFQRAVGGYGGIIINNRDVIPVPFAPPDGDITLFISDWYIKSHKDLRKDVENGISLGAPDGILFNGRGPYRYDTTLVPDSIDFLTLNVEPGKTYRLRVHNVGISTSVNFRIQNHNLLLVETEGSYTVQQNYTNMDIHVAQSFSFLVTMDQSATSDYYIVASSRFVNSSAWARAKGVAILHYTNSQGPATGPLPDPPNEYDTFFSMNQARSIRWNVSAGAARPNPQGSFRYGQITVTDFYVILNRPAELIDGRWRTTLNGISHLAPQTPLKLAQQFKIPGVFKLDFPNRLMNRPAKIDTSLINGTYRGFMEIILQNNDTTVQSYHLDGYAFFVVGMDYGVWTDNSRGIYNKWDGVARSTTQVFPGAWTAILVSLDNVGIWNLRAENLDSWYLGQEVYISVVNPEITEKTELPLPDNSIYCGLLSSLQKDQAQRVKFSDAPPTSKATRIIWLASVTIYAVFKL
- the LOC141707541 gene encoding monocopper oxidase-like protein SKU5 isoform X2 codes for the protein MWVFGVLPDSWFLLYLNLFIGLIIIAFGGDPYVYYDWDVSYATVSPLGVKQKVIAIDGNFPGPILEVTTNWNVVVNVKNNLDEPLLLTWNGIQHRRNSWQDGVAGTNCPIPSGWNWTSVFQVKDQIGSFFYFPSLNFQRAVGGYGGIIINNRDVIPVPFAPPDGDITLFISDWYIKSHKDLRKDVENGISLGAPDGILFNGRGPYRYDTTLVPDSIDFLTLNVEPGKTYRLRVHNVGISTSVNFRIQNHNLLLVETEGSYTVQQNYTNMDIHVAQSFSFLVTMDQSATSDYYIVASSRFVNSSAWARAKGVAILHYTNSQGPATGPLPDPPNEYDTFFSMNQARSIRWNVSAGAARPNPQGSFRYGQITVTDFYVILNRPAELIDGRWRTTLNGISHLAPQTPLKLAQQFKIPGVFKLDFPNRLMNRPAKIDTSLINGTYRGFMEIILQNNDTTVQSYHLDGYAFFVVGMDYGVWTDNSRGIYNKWDGVARSTTQI